In Acanthopagrus latus isolate v.2019 chromosome 17, fAcaLat1.1, whole genome shotgun sequence, the following are encoded in one genomic region:
- the LOC119006010 gene encoding steroid 21-hydroxylase isoform X5: MVVLNSSDVIREALVKKWSDFAGRPVSYTADIVSGGGHTISLGDYNEEWRAHRRLVHGALQRCCQQSLHDVIERQALHLRKVLMEYEGNAVDLSEDFTVAASNVITTLAFGKEYDKSSLELQQLHSCLNEIVALWGSSWISALDSFPVLRKLPNPVFARLLKEVARRDEIIRKHLNDYKSQERKNEDAITGSLLQGVEKQHNTEQGVLLTDVHVHMATVDLLIGGTETTAAWLSWTVAFLLHRPEVQTKVYEEMCTVLEGRYPKYSDRHRLPVLCALVHEVLRLRPVAPLAVPHRAIRDSSIAGYFIPKNTVIIPNLFGAHHDPAVWPDPYSFKPERFLEGGGGSTRALMPFGGGARLCLGESVARMELFLFTGYLLRDFQFILPEREASLPDLRGVASVVLKVKSYTVTARPRAVPTP, encoded by the exons atggTTGTACTCAACAGCAGTGACGTCATCAGAGAAGCACTGGTGAAAAAATGGTCAGACTTTGCCGGAAGACCTGTTTCATACACAG CGGACATTGTGTCTGGAGGAGGGCACACCATCTCTCTGGGAGATTACAACGAGGAGTGGAGGGCTCATCGCCGTCTCGTCCACGGCGCTCTGCAGCGCTGCTGCCAGCAGTCGCTGCATGATGTGATCGAGAGACAGGCCCTGCATCTGAGGAAG GTTTTGATGGAGTATGAAGGCAACGCTGTAGATCTCTCGGAGGATTTCACAGTGGCAGCCAGTAATGTCATCACTACTTtggcttttggaaaagaa TATGATAAGAGTTctttggagctgcagcagctgcacagctgtCTGAATGAGATTGTGGCTCTGTGGGGCTCCTCCTGGATTTCTGCCCTGGACTCCTTCCCGGTGCTCAGA AAATTACCCAATCCCGTGTTTGCCCGTCTCCTGAAAGAGGTGGCCAGGAGAGATGAAATTATAAGAAAACATCTCAACGATTACAAG tcacaagagagaaaaaatgaggATGCCATCACAGGATCCCTCCTCCAGGGCGttgaaaaacagcacaacacagagcagGGAGTG CTCCTCAcagatgttcatgttcacaTGGCCACCGTGGACCTGCTCATCGGGGGAACGGAGACCACAGCAGCCTGGCTCAGCTGGACTGTGGCCTTCCTCCTGCACAGACCAGAG GTGCAGACCAAGGTGTATGAGGAGATGTGTACAGTGCTGGAGGGACGATACCCCAAGTACAGTGACAGACACAGGCTTCCCGTGTTGTGCGCTCTCGTCCACGAGGTGCTCAGGCTGAGGCCGGTCGCCCCGCTGGCGGTGCCGCACAGAGCCATCAGAGACAGCAG TATTGCTGGTTATTTCATCCCGAAGAACACGGTCATCATTCCCAATCTGTTCGGAGCTCACCACGATCCTGCGGTGTGGCCCGACCCATACAGCTTCAAGCCAG AGCGCTttctggagggaggaggaggctccaCACGTGCCCTGATGCCTTTCGGAGGAGGGGCCCGCCTCTGCCTGGGGGAGTCGGTTGCCAGAATGGAGCTCTTTCTGTTCACGGGCTACTTGCTGAGAGATTTCCAGTTCATCCTCCCTGAGCGGGAGGCCTCTCTGCCCGACCTGAGAGGAGTTGCTAGTGTTGTGCTCAAGGTCAAGTCCTACACAGTTACAGCACGACCAAGAGCAGTGCCTACTCCCTGA
- the LOC119006010 gene encoding steroid 21-hydroxylase isoform X2 has protein sequence MVIEISVISVVAVFLVLLLLILLICSSGQRGASVNGDHKGSESTADSGLLQCLHQFLPGSSSPSLPGPPSFPPIGNMMEMTHDHLPIHLTSLAQRYGHIYRLKCGNTTMVVLNSSDVIREALVKKWSDFAGRPVSYTADIVSGGGHTISLGDYNEEWRAHRRLVHGALQRCCQQSLHDVIERQALHLRKVLMEYEGNAVDLSEDFTVAASNVITTLAFGKEYDKSSLELQQLHSCLNEIVALWGSSWISALDSFPVLRKLPNPVFARLLKEVARRDEIIRKHLNDYKSQERKNEDAITGSLLQGVEKQHNTEQGVLLTDVHVHMATVDLLIGGTETTAAWLSWTVAFLLHRPEVQTKVYEEMCTVLEGRYPKYSDRHRLPVLCALVHEVLRLRPVAPLAVPHRAIRDSSIAGYFIPKNTVIIPNLFGAHHDPAVWPDPYSFKPERFLEGGGGSTRALMPFGGGARLCLGESVARMELFLFTGYLLRDFQFILPEREASLPDLRGVASVVLKVKSYTVTARPRAVPTP, from the exons ATGGTGATAGAAATATCAGTGATCAGTGTTGTGGCTGTGTTCCTGGTTTTGCTGCTGTTGATTCTACTGATTTGCAGTTCTGGTCAGAGAGGAGCATCTGTAAATGGAGACCACAAGGGCAGTGAGTCTACAG CTGATTCTGGACTGCTGCAGTGTCTCCATCAGTTCCTTCCcggctcctcctctccttccctccctggTCCTCCCAGCTTCCCCCCCATAGGCAACATGATGGAGATGACACACGATCACCTGCCAATTCACCTGACCAGTCTGGCACAGCGGTACGGACACATCTACCGCCTCAAATGTGGAAACACAA ccatggTTGTACTCAACAGCAGTGACGTCATCAGAGAAGCACTGGTGAAAAAATGGTCAGACTTTGCCGGAAGACCTGTTTCATACACAG CGGACATTGTGTCTGGAGGAGGGCACACCATCTCTCTGGGAGATTACAACGAGGAGTGGAGGGCTCATCGCCGTCTCGTCCACGGCGCTCTGCAGCGCTGCTGCCAGCAGTCGCTGCATGATGTGATCGAGAGACAGGCCCTGCATCTGAGGAAG GTTTTGATGGAGTATGAAGGCAACGCTGTAGATCTCTCGGAGGATTTCACAGTGGCAGCCAGTAATGTCATCACTACTTtggcttttggaaaagaa TATGATAAGAGTTctttggagctgcagcagctgcacagctgtCTGAATGAGATTGTGGCTCTGTGGGGCTCCTCCTGGATTTCTGCCCTGGACTCCTTCCCGGTGCTCAGA AAATTACCCAATCCCGTGTTTGCCCGTCTCCTGAAAGAGGTGGCCAGGAGAGATGAAATTATAAGAAAACATCTCAACGATTACAAG tcacaagagagaaaaaatgaggATGCCATCACAGGATCCCTCCTCCAGGGCGttgaaaaacagcacaacacagagcagGGAGTG CTCCTCAcagatgttcatgttcacaTGGCCACCGTGGACCTGCTCATCGGGGGAACGGAGACCACAGCAGCCTGGCTCAGCTGGACTGTGGCCTTCCTCCTGCACAGACCAGAG GTGCAGACCAAGGTGTATGAGGAGATGTGTACAGTGCTGGAGGGACGATACCCCAAGTACAGTGACAGACACAGGCTTCCCGTGTTGTGCGCTCTCGTCCACGAGGTGCTCAGGCTGAGGCCGGTCGCCCCGCTGGCGGTGCCGCACAGAGCCATCAGAGACAGCAG TATTGCTGGTTATTTCATCCCGAAGAACACGGTCATCATTCCCAATCTGTTCGGAGCTCACCACGATCCTGCGGTGTGGCCCGACCCATACAGCTTCAAGCCAG AGCGCTttctggagggaggaggaggctccaCACGTGCCCTGATGCCTTTCGGAGGAGGGGCCCGCCTCTGCCTGGGGGAGTCGGTTGCCAGAATGGAGCTCTTTCTGTTCACGGGCTACTTGCTGAGAGATTTCCAGTTCATCCTCCCTGAGCGGGAGGCCTCTCTGCCCGACCTGAGAGGAGTTGCTAGTGTTGTGCTCAAGGTCAAGTCCTACACAGTTACAGCACGACCAAGAGCAGTGCCTACTCCCTGA
- the LOC119006010 gene encoding steroid 21-hydroxylase isoform X1, protein MVIEISVISVVAVFLVLLLLILLICSSGQRGASVNGDHKGSESTVADSGLLQCLHQFLPGSSSPSLPGPPSFPPIGNMMEMTHDHLPIHLTSLAQRYGHIYRLKCGNTTMVVLNSSDVIREALVKKWSDFAGRPVSYTADIVSGGGHTISLGDYNEEWRAHRRLVHGALQRCCQQSLHDVIERQALHLRKVLMEYEGNAVDLSEDFTVAASNVITTLAFGKEYDKSSLELQQLHSCLNEIVALWGSSWISALDSFPVLRKLPNPVFARLLKEVARRDEIIRKHLNDYKSQERKNEDAITGSLLQGVEKQHNTEQGVLLTDVHVHMATVDLLIGGTETTAAWLSWTVAFLLHRPEVQTKVYEEMCTVLEGRYPKYSDRHRLPVLCALVHEVLRLRPVAPLAVPHRAIRDSSIAGYFIPKNTVIIPNLFGAHHDPAVWPDPYSFKPERFLEGGGGSTRALMPFGGGARLCLGESVARMELFLFTGYLLRDFQFILPEREASLPDLRGVASVVLKVKSYTVTARPRAVPTP, encoded by the exons ATGGTGATAGAAATATCAGTGATCAGTGTTGTGGCTGTGTTCCTGGTTTTGCTGCTGTTGATTCTACTGATTTGCAGTTCTGGTCAGAGAGGAGCATCTGTAAATGGAGACCACAAGGGCAGTGAGTCTACAG TAGCTGATTCTGGACTGCTGCAGTGTCTCCATCAGTTCCTTCCcggctcctcctctccttccctccctggTCCTCCCAGCTTCCCCCCCATAGGCAACATGATGGAGATGACACACGATCACCTGCCAATTCACCTGACCAGTCTGGCACAGCGGTACGGACACATCTACCGCCTCAAATGTGGAAACACAA ccatggTTGTACTCAACAGCAGTGACGTCATCAGAGAAGCACTGGTGAAAAAATGGTCAGACTTTGCCGGAAGACCTGTTTCATACACAG CGGACATTGTGTCTGGAGGAGGGCACACCATCTCTCTGGGAGATTACAACGAGGAGTGGAGGGCTCATCGCCGTCTCGTCCACGGCGCTCTGCAGCGCTGCTGCCAGCAGTCGCTGCATGATGTGATCGAGAGACAGGCCCTGCATCTGAGGAAG GTTTTGATGGAGTATGAAGGCAACGCTGTAGATCTCTCGGAGGATTTCACAGTGGCAGCCAGTAATGTCATCACTACTTtggcttttggaaaagaa TATGATAAGAGTTctttggagctgcagcagctgcacagctgtCTGAATGAGATTGTGGCTCTGTGGGGCTCCTCCTGGATTTCTGCCCTGGACTCCTTCCCGGTGCTCAGA AAATTACCCAATCCCGTGTTTGCCCGTCTCCTGAAAGAGGTGGCCAGGAGAGATGAAATTATAAGAAAACATCTCAACGATTACAAG tcacaagagagaaaaaatgaggATGCCATCACAGGATCCCTCCTCCAGGGCGttgaaaaacagcacaacacagagcagGGAGTG CTCCTCAcagatgttcatgttcacaTGGCCACCGTGGACCTGCTCATCGGGGGAACGGAGACCACAGCAGCCTGGCTCAGCTGGACTGTGGCCTTCCTCCTGCACAGACCAGAG GTGCAGACCAAGGTGTATGAGGAGATGTGTACAGTGCTGGAGGGACGATACCCCAAGTACAGTGACAGACACAGGCTTCCCGTGTTGTGCGCTCTCGTCCACGAGGTGCTCAGGCTGAGGCCGGTCGCCCCGCTGGCGGTGCCGCACAGAGCCATCAGAGACAGCAG TATTGCTGGTTATTTCATCCCGAAGAACACGGTCATCATTCCCAATCTGTTCGGAGCTCACCACGATCCTGCGGTGTGGCCCGACCCATACAGCTTCAAGCCAG AGCGCTttctggagggaggaggaggctccaCACGTGCCCTGATGCCTTTCGGAGGAGGGGCCCGCCTCTGCCTGGGGGAGTCGGTTGCCAGAATGGAGCTCTTTCTGTTCACGGGCTACTTGCTGAGAGATTTCCAGTTCATCCTCCCTGAGCGGGAGGCCTCTCTGCCCGACCTGAGAGGAGTTGCTAGTGTTGTGCTCAAGGTCAAGTCCTACACAGTTACAGCACGACCAAGAGCAGTGCCTACTCCCTGA
- the LOC119006010 gene encoding steroid 21-hydroxylase isoform X4 encodes MVIEISVISVVAVFLVLLLLILLICSSGQRGASVNGDHKGTDSGLLQCLHQFLPGSSSPSLPGPPSFPPIGNMMEMTHDHLPIHLTSLAQRYGHIYRLKCGNTTMVVLNSSDVIREALVKKWSDFAGRPVSYTADIVSGGGHTISLGDYNEEWRAHRRLVHGALQRCCQQSLHDVIERQALHLRKVLMEYEGNAVDLSEDFTVAASNVITTLAFGKEYDKSSLELQQLHSCLNEIVALWGSSWISALDSFPVLRKLPNPVFARLLKEVARRDEIIRKHLNDYKSQERKNEDAITGSLLQGVEKQHNTEQGVLLTDVHVHMATVDLLIGGTETTAAWLSWTVAFLLHRPEVQTKVYEEMCTVLEGRYPKYSDRHRLPVLCALVHEVLRLRPVAPLAVPHRAIRDSSIAGYFIPKNTVIIPNLFGAHHDPAVWPDPYSFKPERFLEGGGGSTRALMPFGGGARLCLGESVARMELFLFTGYLLRDFQFILPEREASLPDLRGVASVVLKVKSYTVTARPRAVPTP; translated from the exons ATGGTGATAGAAATATCAGTGATCAGTGTTGTGGCTGTGTTCCTGGTTTTGCTGCTGTTGATTCTACTGATTTGCAGTTCTGGTCAGAGAGGAGCATCTGTAAATGGAGACCACAAGGGCA CTGATTCTGGACTGCTGCAGTGTCTCCATCAGTTCCTTCCcggctcctcctctccttccctccctggTCCTCCCAGCTTCCCCCCCATAGGCAACATGATGGAGATGACACACGATCACCTGCCAATTCACCTGACCAGTCTGGCACAGCGGTACGGACACATCTACCGCCTCAAATGTGGAAACACAA ccatggTTGTACTCAACAGCAGTGACGTCATCAGAGAAGCACTGGTGAAAAAATGGTCAGACTTTGCCGGAAGACCTGTTTCATACACAG CGGACATTGTGTCTGGAGGAGGGCACACCATCTCTCTGGGAGATTACAACGAGGAGTGGAGGGCTCATCGCCGTCTCGTCCACGGCGCTCTGCAGCGCTGCTGCCAGCAGTCGCTGCATGATGTGATCGAGAGACAGGCCCTGCATCTGAGGAAG GTTTTGATGGAGTATGAAGGCAACGCTGTAGATCTCTCGGAGGATTTCACAGTGGCAGCCAGTAATGTCATCACTACTTtggcttttggaaaagaa TATGATAAGAGTTctttggagctgcagcagctgcacagctgtCTGAATGAGATTGTGGCTCTGTGGGGCTCCTCCTGGATTTCTGCCCTGGACTCCTTCCCGGTGCTCAGA AAATTACCCAATCCCGTGTTTGCCCGTCTCCTGAAAGAGGTGGCCAGGAGAGATGAAATTATAAGAAAACATCTCAACGATTACAAG tcacaagagagaaaaaatgaggATGCCATCACAGGATCCCTCCTCCAGGGCGttgaaaaacagcacaacacagagcagGGAGTG CTCCTCAcagatgttcatgttcacaTGGCCACCGTGGACCTGCTCATCGGGGGAACGGAGACCACAGCAGCCTGGCTCAGCTGGACTGTGGCCTTCCTCCTGCACAGACCAGAG GTGCAGACCAAGGTGTATGAGGAGATGTGTACAGTGCTGGAGGGACGATACCCCAAGTACAGTGACAGACACAGGCTTCCCGTGTTGTGCGCTCTCGTCCACGAGGTGCTCAGGCTGAGGCCGGTCGCCCCGCTGGCGGTGCCGCACAGAGCCATCAGAGACAGCAG TATTGCTGGTTATTTCATCCCGAAGAACACGGTCATCATTCCCAATCTGTTCGGAGCTCACCACGATCCTGCGGTGTGGCCCGACCCATACAGCTTCAAGCCAG AGCGCTttctggagggaggaggaggctccaCACGTGCCCTGATGCCTTTCGGAGGAGGGGCCCGCCTCTGCCTGGGGGAGTCGGTTGCCAGAATGGAGCTCTTTCTGTTCACGGGCTACTTGCTGAGAGATTTCCAGTTCATCCTCCCTGAGCGGGAGGCCTCTCTGCCCGACCTGAGAGGAGTTGCTAGTGTTGTGCTCAAGGTCAAGTCCTACACAGTTACAGCACGACCAAGAGCAGTGCCTACTCCCTGA
- the LOC119006010 gene encoding steroid 21-hydroxylase isoform X3, translated as MVIEISVISVVAVFLVLLLLILLICSSGQRGASVNGDHKGIADSGLLQCLHQFLPGSSSPSLPGPPSFPPIGNMMEMTHDHLPIHLTSLAQRYGHIYRLKCGNTTMVVLNSSDVIREALVKKWSDFAGRPVSYTADIVSGGGHTISLGDYNEEWRAHRRLVHGALQRCCQQSLHDVIERQALHLRKVLMEYEGNAVDLSEDFTVAASNVITTLAFGKEYDKSSLELQQLHSCLNEIVALWGSSWISALDSFPVLRKLPNPVFARLLKEVARRDEIIRKHLNDYKSQERKNEDAITGSLLQGVEKQHNTEQGVLLTDVHVHMATVDLLIGGTETTAAWLSWTVAFLLHRPEVQTKVYEEMCTVLEGRYPKYSDRHRLPVLCALVHEVLRLRPVAPLAVPHRAIRDSSIAGYFIPKNTVIIPNLFGAHHDPAVWPDPYSFKPERFLEGGGGSTRALMPFGGGARLCLGESVARMELFLFTGYLLRDFQFILPEREASLPDLRGVASVVLKVKSYTVTARPRAVPTP; from the exons ATGGTGATAGAAATATCAGTGATCAGTGTTGTGGCTGTGTTCCTGGTTTTGCTGCTGTTGATTCTACTGATTTGCAGTTCTGGTCAGAGAGGAGCATCTGTAAATGGAGACCACAAGGGCA TAGCTGATTCTGGACTGCTGCAGTGTCTCCATCAGTTCCTTCCcggctcctcctctccttccctccctggTCCTCCCAGCTTCCCCCCCATAGGCAACATGATGGAGATGACACACGATCACCTGCCAATTCACCTGACCAGTCTGGCACAGCGGTACGGACACATCTACCGCCTCAAATGTGGAAACACAA ccatggTTGTACTCAACAGCAGTGACGTCATCAGAGAAGCACTGGTGAAAAAATGGTCAGACTTTGCCGGAAGACCTGTTTCATACACAG CGGACATTGTGTCTGGAGGAGGGCACACCATCTCTCTGGGAGATTACAACGAGGAGTGGAGGGCTCATCGCCGTCTCGTCCACGGCGCTCTGCAGCGCTGCTGCCAGCAGTCGCTGCATGATGTGATCGAGAGACAGGCCCTGCATCTGAGGAAG GTTTTGATGGAGTATGAAGGCAACGCTGTAGATCTCTCGGAGGATTTCACAGTGGCAGCCAGTAATGTCATCACTACTTtggcttttggaaaagaa TATGATAAGAGTTctttggagctgcagcagctgcacagctgtCTGAATGAGATTGTGGCTCTGTGGGGCTCCTCCTGGATTTCTGCCCTGGACTCCTTCCCGGTGCTCAGA AAATTACCCAATCCCGTGTTTGCCCGTCTCCTGAAAGAGGTGGCCAGGAGAGATGAAATTATAAGAAAACATCTCAACGATTACAAG tcacaagagagaaaaaatgaggATGCCATCACAGGATCCCTCCTCCAGGGCGttgaaaaacagcacaacacagagcagGGAGTG CTCCTCAcagatgttcatgttcacaTGGCCACCGTGGACCTGCTCATCGGGGGAACGGAGACCACAGCAGCCTGGCTCAGCTGGACTGTGGCCTTCCTCCTGCACAGACCAGAG GTGCAGACCAAGGTGTATGAGGAGATGTGTACAGTGCTGGAGGGACGATACCCCAAGTACAGTGACAGACACAGGCTTCCCGTGTTGTGCGCTCTCGTCCACGAGGTGCTCAGGCTGAGGCCGGTCGCCCCGCTGGCGGTGCCGCACAGAGCCATCAGAGACAGCAG TATTGCTGGTTATTTCATCCCGAAGAACACGGTCATCATTCCCAATCTGTTCGGAGCTCACCACGATCCTGCGGTGTGGCCCGACCCATACAGCTTCAAGCCAG AGCGCTttctggagggaggaggaggctccaCACGTGCCCTGATGCCTTTCGGAGGAGGGGCCCGCCTCTGCCTGGGGGAGTCGGTTGCCAGAATGGAGCTCTTTCTGTTCACGGGCTACTTGCTGAGAGATTTCCAGTTCATCCTCCCTGAGCGGGAGGCCTCTCTGCCCGACCTGAGAGGAGTTGCTAGTGTTGTGCTCAAGGTCAAGTCCTACACAGTTACAGCACGACCAAGAGCAGTGCCTACTCCCTGA
- the LOC119006012 gene encoding uncharacterized protein LOC119006012 — translation MASFSLLRLFLLSLTHAAAGLQPSDHLTFSTLGGRVTLPCDIHSHTPSCSSINWSVSGEVKSDPRVVKAGRVTAPNDLRLRLLKDCSLEISQLVLDDARLYSCDNGAFSSSVSLWILKVNENLTAVNNIELECFLSTYVGLVPCNTKGVHIKWIAEDGTPLTGGRFHPQTPSDCFSKLTFTKKPTDHHRKWKCQLFQDDTLKATASYTTAVKDGIEEVFTAAGESVSLSCSSTSSLGVGGSVAWAVGERLLTDDNSPCKGRCHVNTDSSLVISKVSALHAGEYRCSESADRHKVLNKIWLYTLDVTSDRGPGGDNLTLTCVLTCSKECKNDFNLTWSEAGQPSWQSGLLHENNTLIKRIFVPVLSTASGELTCTVRREGAVVASKKWHTVNPLQTPAWLALPLGLLICITAGGLWVYMKRKHNKDAGNDRSNIGMTHVYDLIDDKNNEEQHQQGRVTTTDSFYDLLQAVN, via the exons ATGgcttcattttcactgttgaggctttttcttctttctttgacACACGCAGCAGCTGGACTTCAGCCATCTG ATCATTTAACGTTTTCTACATTAGGAGGTCGTGTCACTTTGCCATGTGACATACACTCCCATACTCCGTCCTGCTCCTCTATTAACTGGAGCGTCTCTGGAGAGGTTAAATCGGATCCTCGGGTGGTGAAGGCCGGAAGAGTGACGGCTCCAAACGACCTCCGGCTTCGTCTCCTGAAGGACTGCTCTCTGGAGATCAGTCAGCTGGTGCTCGATGACGCCCGACTTTACTCTTGTGACAACGGAGCATTCAGTTCCAGTGTTTCGCTTTGGATTCTTAAAG TTAATGAGAACTTGACTGCAGTAAACAACATTGAGCTCGAGTGTTTCCTCAGTACATATGTAGGACTTGTGCCTTGTAACACCAAGGGAGTACATATCAAGTGGATTGCTGAAGACGGCACACCATTAACTGGAGGGAGATTTCACCCTCAAACTCCCAGTGATTGCTTCTCTAAACTGACCTTCACTAAAAAACCGACAGACCatcacagaaaatggaaatgccaGCTGTTTCAGGATGACACGCTCAAGGCCACCGCCAGCTACACAACAGCCGTCAAAG ATGGTATAGAGGAAGTGTTCACTGCAGCCGGTGAGTCAGTGTCACTCTCTTGTAGCAGCACTTCCTCTCTCGGGGTGGGTGGCAGCGTGGCGTGGGCTGTGGGGGAAAGGCTGCTGACGGATGATAACTCACCCTGTAAGGGCCGGTGTCATGTGAATACAGACTCATCGCTGGTGATCAGCAAAGTTAGCGCTCTGCACGCTGGGGAATACCGGTGTTCAGAGTCCGCCGATCGGCATAAAGTGTTGAACAAAATCTGGCTGTACACCCTCGATG TCACTTCAGACCGTGGTCCAGGAGGAGATAACCTCACGCTGACTTGTGTGCTCACCTGCTCAAAAGAATGCAAAAATGACTTCAATTTAACTTGGTCTGAAGCTGGCCAGCCCAGCTGGCAGAGCGGGTTGCTGCACGAGAATAACACTCTCATAAAAAGGATATTTGTCCCGGTTCTGTCAACGGCATCAGGTGAACTGACCTGCACGGTGCGTAGAGAGGGCGCTGTGGTGGCATCAAAGAAGTGGCACACCGTCAACC CTCTGCAAACACCTGCGTGGTTAGCCCTCCCACTGGGGCTCCTTATATGTATCACTGCTGGAGGACTCTGGGTGtacatgaagagaaaacacaacaaggaTGCAG gaaatgACCGGTCGAATATTGGAATG ACTCATGTTTACGACCTGATCGATGATAAAAACAATGAGGAGCAACACCAGCAAGGGCGAGTCACCACCACTGACAGTTTCTACGATTTATTACAGGCTGTTAACTAG